The following coding sequences lie in one Marinobacter sp. ANT_B65 genomic window:
- a CDS encoding efflux RND transporter permease subunit, producing MSHELPPVGPSGAIARIFQDNHLTPLLALLSIILGVLAVVVTPKEEEPQIDVTMADIMIAFPGASTLEVESAIATPAEQVMSEIAGVKHVYSVSRQGQAVVTVQFDVGIPRQEALVRLYNQVYSNQDWLPQDLGAAQPVIKPRGIDDVPVMTLTLYDPVSGHTGEELTRLAHMLEVALKRVPGTRDVYTVGGVPDRVDIHFDPALLAGFNLTLGDIRDALRAANSSSQEARITRDNLSVPVQVGTLLESVGDVRQLVVGMHSGAAVHLDDVATVSRGGTVVDQSVMTGFGPAAGAGNAGRPGDVYPAVTLAIAKKPGQNAVDITSAVKQRLDQIRNRALPEGVEVIVTRDYGDTASVKARKLISDLISATLCVVLLVLIAMGWRQALIVGVAVLITLLLTLVFSWAWGFTLNRVSLFALIFSIGILVDDGIVITENISRRIRNSNHPVREIIPVAVDEVGTPTIMASLTIMAALLPMAFVTGLMGPYMSPIPINASAGMVLSQVVAFVVAPWLAFRLLKHQRGVAAPEAGEAGSSADGVSPVSLRIFGGMLAPFLGDHRWRRRLLALVVILLTLAASSLPVFQAVIMKMLPFDNKSELQVVVDMPERTPVEQTQRVLMEMGHYLESVGEVTSWQSYAGTAAPINFNGLVRQYYLRSDPYQGDIQVNLSDEGERSRQSHDIAQALREPLLAIANRYGASVKIVEVPPGPPVLSPVVAEIYGADAGQRAELARSVAVGMAEVEGLVDIDTTLEAPTRQWEIAVDRARAARYGVSQAQVVEVLQLALGGMNVSFLHDDHAKYSVPVRVTLSEGDKAQPAVLMSLQVRSRAGNLVPLASIAQVREADWMGAIYHKNLLPVTYVTADMAGAVDSPLYGMFAMVSRLTQQEGAPGQFFIDQPPLPEKGTLKWDGEWQITYETFRDMGAAYSVGIFMIFVLLVAQFRSYILPLVIMAPIPLTMIGIMPGHAMLGREFTATSMIGMIALAGIIVRNSILLVVFIRQLLDEGIELDRAVILAGAVRIKPIALTAISAMVGAYFILHDPIFNGLAISLVFGLTLSTLLTVLVVPLLYYTLARRGWI from the coding sequence TTGAGCCACGAACTGCCTCCGGTCGGTCCTTCCGGGGCGATTGCCCGGATTTTTCAGGATAATCATCTGACGCCCCTGCTTGCGCTGCTGTCCATCATTCTGGGTGTGCTTGCGGTGGTTGTTACGCCAAAAGAAGAAGAGCCGCAAATAGACGTCACCATGGCGGATATCATGATTGCTTTTCCGGGCGCCAGCACGCTGGAGGTGGAAAGCGCTATCGCTACCCCGGCCGAGCAGGTGATGAGTGAAATCGCCGGCGTCAAACACGTGTATTCGGTGTCCCGCCAGGGTCAGGCGGTTGTAACTGTACAGTTTGATGTTGGCATCCCGAGGCAGGAAGCGCTTGTCAGGCTTTATAACCAGGTATATTCCAATCAGGACTGGTTGCCGCAGGATCTTGGCGCCGCGCAGCCGGTGATCAAGCCCAGAGGCATTGATGATGTGCCGGTAATGACTCTCACCCTTTACGATCCCGTTAGTGGTCATACTGGTGAGGAGCTCACCCGTCTGGCTCACATGCTGGAAGTGGCGCTCAAACGCGTGCCCGGAACCCGGGATGTATACACTGTGGGTGGCGTGCCTGACCGGGTGGACATCCATTTTGACCCAGCTCTTCTGGCCGGGTTTAACCTTACCCTCGGCGATATCCGCGATGCCCTGAGAGCGGCTAACAGCAGCAGTCAGGAAGCCCGTATTACCCGGGATAATCTCTCTGTTCCAGTACAGGTCGGTACCTTGCTGGAAAGCGTAGGCGATGTGCGCCAGCTTGTTGTTGGTATGCACTCCGGCGCTGCGGTGCATCTGGATGATGTGGCAACCGTCAGTCGTGGCGGAACGGTTGTGGACCAGAGTGTCATGACAGGCTTCGGGCCGGCAGCGGGCGCCGGTAATGCCGGTAGGCCTGGCGATGTCTACCCTGCAGTAACGCTGGCAATCGCCAAGAAGCCCGGGCAGAACGCTGTGGATATCACCAGTGCTGTCAAACAGAGGCTGGACCAGATTCGCAACCGCGCCCTGCCGGAGGGTGTAGAGGTTATTGTCACCCGGGACTATGGCGACACAGCTTCTGTCAAAGCACGGAAGCTCATTTCCGATTTGATATCCGCTACCCTTTGCGTGGTATTGCTGGTGTTGATTGCCATGGGCTGGCGTCAGGCGTTGATTGTCGGTGTCGCGGTCCTGATTACCCTGTTGCTCACACTGGTATTTTCCTGGGCCTGGGGCTTTACCCTGAACCGCGTTTCTCTGTTCGCGCTGATATTTTCTATTGGTATTCTGGTAGACGATGGCATCGTGATAACTGAAAACATCAGTCGCCGGATCCGCAACTCCAACCATCCGGTGCGGGAAATCATACCGGTGGCAGTAGATGAAGTAGGCACGCCCACCATTATGGCCAGCCTGACCATTATGGCCGCATTGCTACCCATGGCATTTGTAACGGGCCTGATGGGGCCCTATATGAGTCCTATCCCCATCAATGCGTCTGCCGGTATGGTGCTGTCCCAGGTCGTAGCCTTTGTGGTTGCTCCATGGCTGGCGTTCCGGTTACTGAAGCATCAGAGAGGCGTAGCTGCACCAGAGGCTGGTGAGGCAGGTAGCTCAGCTGATGGTGTCAGCCCAGTATCCTTGAGAATTTTCGGCGGCATGCTTGCGCCATTCCTGGGCGACCACCGCTGGCGCCGGCGACTGCTTGCACTCGTGGTAATTCTGTTGACGCTGGCCGCGTCCTCATTGCCAGTGTTTCAGGCGGTCATCATGAAAATGCTTCCTTTCGATAATAAATCGGAGCTTCAGGTTGTCGTTGATATGCCTGAACGCACGCCAGTTGAGCAGACCCAACGGGTACTTATGGAAATGGGGCACTATCTGGAGAGCGTCGGTGAAGTAACCAGCTGGCAGAGCTATGCAGGCACTGCCGCGCCCATTAACTTCAACGGGCTGGTGCGCCAGTATTACCTTCGCAGCGACCCATACCAGGGCGACATTCAGGTTAACCTCAGTGATGAGGGCGAGCGATCCCGCCAGTCACATGATATTGCTCAGGCGTTACGGGAACCGTTGCTCGCCATTGCCAACCGGTATGGTGCCAGCGTAAAAATTGTTGAAGTGCCACCGGGACCTCCGGTGCTGTCGCCAGTGGTTGCAGAGATCTATGGTGCGGATGCGGGTCAACGTGCTGAGCTGGCTCGCTCCGTAGCTGTTGGTATGGCTGAGGTGGAGGGGCTGGTAGATATAGATACCACGCTGGAAGCGCCAACCCGCCAGTGGGAAATTGCTGTGGATCGTGCCAGGGCTGCCCGTTATGGAGTGTCGCAGGCCCAGGTGGTTGAGGTTTTGCAGCTGGCGCTTGGGGGTATGAATGTCAGCTTTCTGCATGATGATCATGCCAAATACTCAGTACCTGTCCGGGTAACTCTGAGCGAGGGCGACAAGGCGCAGCCGGCTGTTCTTATGTCCCTGCAGGTGCGCAGTCGTGCTGGTAATCTGGTACCTCTGGCCAGCATTGCTCAGGTGCGCGAAGCCGACTGGATGGGTGCCATTTATCACAAAAACCTGCTGCCGGTGACCTACGTAACCGCGGATATGGCAGGTGCAGTGGACTCCCCCCTGTACGGCATGTTCGCTATGGTATCGCGCCTGACGCAGCAGGAAGGCGCGCCCGGGCAGTTCTTTATCGATCAGCCACCGTTACCGGAAAAAGGCACGCTCAAGTGGGACGGTGAGTGGCAGATTACCTATGAGACTTTCCGGGACATGGGGGCTGCATACAGCGTGGGCATATTCATGATTTTTGTGCTGCTGGTCGCCCAGTTCCGTTCATATATCCTGCCGCTGGTTATTATGGCGCCGATTCCGCTGACCATGATCGGTATCATGCCGGGACACGCCATGCTGGGCCGCGAGTTCACCGCCACCAGCATGATAGGCATGATCGCTCTGGCCGGGATTATCGTACGTAATTCCATATTGCTGGTGGTGTTTATCCGGCAGTTACTGGACGAAGGTATTGAACTGGACCGGGCCGTGATTCTGGCGGGCGCTGTGCGTATCAAGCCTATCGCCCTGACAGCCATATCTGCGATGGTGGGTGCCTACTTTATTCTTCATGACCCTATTTTCAACGGGCTGGCAATCTCTCTGGTGTTCGGGCTCACGCTATCCACCTTGCTGACTGTATTGGTTGTGCCACTGCTGTACTACACGCTTGCCAGGCGGGGGTGGATCTAG
- a CDS encoding potassium channel family protein, producing the protein MLSATAINSLIVVFVVLMHHEVLVRLSALLAKMHESHHFRLVIAVLGVLIAHMAEVWVFAGAYFYMHHADAWGSLTGNFNGSFLDCVYFSFSTFTTVGYGDIEPVGDLRFLTGIEGLSGLVLITWSASFLYVKMQRYWIGS; encoded by the coding sequence CTGCTCAGTGCAACCGCCATCAACTCTCTCATCGTGGTGTTCGTTGTGCTTATGCATCACGAAGTGCTTGTTCGCCTGAGCGCCTTGCTGGCTAAAATGCATGAAAGCCACCACTTCCGCCTGGTCATTGCTGTTCTTGGCGTGCTCATCGCCCACATGGCAGAAGTGTGGGTATTTGCCGGAGCCTACTTTTACATGCACCACGCAGACGCCTGGGGTTCGCTGACGGGTAACTTCAACGGCAGCTTTCTGGATTGCGTCTACTTTTCTTTCAGCACCTTCACCACTGTCGGTTACGGTGATATCGAACCCGTCGGTGACCTGAGGTTCCTGACCGGAATAGAAGGGCTCTCAGGGCTGGTACTGATTACCTGGAGCGCCTCATTCCTGTATGTAAAAATGCAACGTTACTGGATTGGCAGCTAA